One stretch of Rosistilla oblonga DNA includes these proteins:
- a CDS encoding BatD family protein, which yields MFALQNNICWSRVGPLALLASLLLPAIGAGQDEIQTQLGAEPGPYFVGLPVTIQLTATGLSDRGTPEVEVESDSDALRWTLVATNPTSIRFNNNGRISSQSKYDFIFRFTASKAGQWEIGPFVITDGSIEKRVDAVKVTFEEVPTTDNMQIHLRVPEGPFFPEQRVPVEIEWWYAGDLANTGVSISSPLFDTFKFEDEKPTNVREALLPIDTAEGSVDLQATVREELVDGKRFRVFRAKRTMIPDRIGTFAIDPIQVTIRHRVLGRRQRRDDTGFGFGFFDRVEEYVKSVEAFRAVGEPMTIVIGGFPKADQPESFAGAVGKGFSIAVTADRTVVRVGDPIRLNVTLRGSGNLKGASLPPLSADGGMDPERFRLPSGDIPGKLGKDEKTFSVSVRVEDESVSEIPSIAYSWFDTDAKQYRTARSAPIALRVMPADMISADDVVSAGPGPSSDPPPAGDEPSSAAGQPRKRFSLSGADLAIESNPAAMLSTSSRSVSPVVVQTTAYLAGIAIVMLALVDRRRSQADPAVVARRKVAVEQAAAIAAAAGKPQRQGANEVAAALRSLLASQPGVERSSTEALIGECEALVYQPSSAGDEPLSREIIERAQQLANRFRKEAQ from the coding sequence ATGTTTGCACTGCAAAACAACATCTGCTGGTCCCGCGTCGGTCCTCTTGCATTGCTCGCCAGCTTGCTGCTGCCCGCCATCGGTGCCGGGCAAGATGAAATCCAGACTCAGCTGGGGGCAGAACCGGGGCCGTATTTTGTGGGGCTGCCGGTCACGATCCAGTTGACCGCCACCGGTTTATCCGACCGCGGCACGCCGGAGGTCGAAGTCGAAAGCGATAGCGACGCGCTGCGTTGGACTTTGGTTGCCACCAACCCGACGTCGATTCGGTTCAACAACAATGGCCGGATCTCGTCGCAATCGAAATACGATTTCATCTTTCGGTTCACCGCCAGTAAAGCGGGCCAATGGGAGATCGGCCCGTTTGTGATCACCGATGGTTCGATCGAGAAACGCGTCGACGCGGTAAAGGTGACGTTCGAAGAGGTCCCCACCACCGACAACATGCAGATCCATCTGCGCGTTCCCGAGGGGCCGTTTTTTCCCGAGCAGCGTGTGCCGGTCGAAATCGAGTGGTGGTATGCGGGCGATCTGGCTAACACCGGCGTTTCCATCTCGTCGCCACTGTTCGACACCTTCAAGTTCGAAGATGAGAAGCCGACCAACGTCCGCGAGGCGCTGCTGCCGATCGATACCGCCGAGGGGAGTGTCGATTTGCAGGCTACCGTCCGCGAGGAGTTGGTCGACGGAAAGCGATTTCGTGTGTTCCGCGCCAAGCGGACGATGATTCCCGATCGTATCGGCACCTTTGCGATCGATCCGATCCAGGTCACGATTCGCCATCGCGTGTTGGGACGCCGCCAGCGGCGCGATGATACCGGGTTTGGATTTGGCTTTTTTGATCGCGTCGAAGAGTACGTGAAAAGTGTCGAGGCGTTTCGAGCGGTTGGCGAACCGATGACGATCGTGATCGGCGGCTTTCCCAAAGCCGATCAGCCCGAGAGTTTCGCCGGCGCGGTGGGGAAAGGATTTTCGATCGCTGTGACGGCGGATCGAACCGTTGTTCGCGTGGGCGATCCGATTCGATTGAACGTGACGCTGCGTGGCAGCGGGAATCTCAAGGGGGCCAGTTTGCCGCCGCTGTCGGCCGATGGTGGAATGGATCCCGAGCGGTTTCGCTTGCCCAGTGGAGACATCCCCGGGAAGTTGGGAAAAGATGAGAAGACGTTTTCGGTGTCCGTCCGAGTCGAAGACGAATCGGTTAGCGAGATTCCCTCGATCGCATATTCCTGGTTCGATACCGATGCTAAACAGTACCGCACCGCTCGATCGGCACCGATCGCACTGCGGGTGATGCCCGCCGATATGATCTCCGCGGACGACGTCGTATCAGCTGGTCCAGGCCCTTCCAGCGACCCGCCGCCCGCTGGCGATGAACCCTCGTCCGCGGCGGGCCAGCCGCGCAAGCGATTCTCGTTGAGCGGTGCGGACCTAGCTATCGAATCGAATCCGGCGGCGATGCTCTCTACCTCAAGCCGGTCGGTATCACCTGTTGTTGTCCAAACGACAGCTTATTTGGCCGGGATCGCGATCGTGATGTTGGCTTTGGTCGATCGCCGCCGCAGCCAAGCCGATCCCGCTGTCGTCGCGCGGCGGAAGGTTGCGGTGGAGCAAGCTGCGGCGATCGCTGCTGCTGCGGGCAAGCCTCAACGCCAGGGGGCGAACGAGGTTGCCGCTGCTCTCCGCAGCCTGCTCGCTTCGCAGCCGGGCGTCGAACGTTCGAGTACCGAAGCTTTGATCGGAGAGTGTGAAGCGTTGGTCTATCAGCCGAGTTCTGCGGGAGACGAACCGTTGTCGCGAGAGATCATCGAACGGGCCCAACAGCTAGCCAACCGATTTCGCAAGGAAGCCCAATGA
- a CDS encoding SH3 domain-containing protein, whose product MNRLLKTLLCIVALSQSVWANPSNKSLEQAIEAYNEGFAAVEREQRLRHFRRAELLFAQVAEAGEIENASLYVSLGNAALGAQRIGPAIVAFRRALAIDPSNRQARQNLEHARTLLPDWVPRPEATATSFGSLVGALFGESVARSADQIYLLASIAFLAAAVLLALAIRTDRKGIRNLAGVLALIWIAFLGTAVWKSYQPTAAVAVVILPDTTARAADSINSPSRLPEPLPSGTEVQVMEDRSDWLRVRLFDGRDAWLPASSVARLAG is encoded by the coding sequence ATGAACCGTTTATTGAAAACCTTGCTTTGTATCGTCGCGCTGTCGCAAAGCGTCTGGGCCAACCCATCGAACAAGTCGCTGGAGCAGGCGATCGAAGCCTACAACGAGGGCTTCGCAGCGGTCGAGCGGGAGCAGCGATTGCGGCATTTTCGCCGCGCCGAACTGCTGTTCGCTCAGGTCGCCGAAGCGGGCGAGATTGAAAACGCCAGTCTGTATGTCAGTCTTGGAAATGCGGCTCTTGGGGCACAGCGAATCGGGCCGGCGATCGTCGCCTTTCGCCGCGCGTTGGCGATCGATCCCAGCAATCGGCAGGCTCGGCAAAACCTAGAGCACGCTCGAACTCTGCTTCCCGATTGGGTTCCGCGTCCCGAGGCGACGGCGACTAGCTTCGGTTCGCTTGTCGGCGCGCTGTTTGGTGAATCGGTAGCCCGGTCGGCCGATCAAATCTACCTACTCGCTTCGATCGCCTTCTTGGCCGCCGCGGTTCTGCTGGCGCTGGCGATTCGAACCGACCGCAAAGGGATCCGAAATCTTGCAGGAGTCTTGGCGTTGATCTGGATCGCGTTTCTGGGGACGGCGGTTTGGAAATCGTATCAACCGACCGCCGCGGTGGCAGTTGTGATCCTTCCCGATACAACCGCGCGAGCCGCCGATTCGATCAATTCTCCGTCGCGGTTGCCCGAACCACTTCCCAGCGGAACGGAGGTCCAGGTGATGGAAGATCGCAGCGATTGGCTGCGGGTGCGACTGTTCGATGGCCGCGATGCCTGGTTGCCTGCGTCGAGCGTAGCGCGGCTGGCCGGTTAG
- a CDS encoding DUF4921 family protein: MSEVRRDPLTDAWVIVAPNRDHRPDELVEAQLSGSTVIACPFCAGNEQLTPDPTLTILDDEDDPESWSVRVVPNRYPAVEACNGKVSEEAMLQSHAFEAFALTGGHEVFIESPLHVHSLTELSESRVIDVFSAYLNRMRYWRERPDVDYHILFKNVGAAAGASLRHTHSQLIATSVMPGSISALMSRLGEHHGSTGQCMVCSMSGEEQISGKRIIATTDHFVALCPFASRVPYLMRLIPRQHQDSFEAIEHTQLVDLAVLVRKLLKLVESILSPAAYNFIIHTRPTAFHDTAAFHWWMEIFPRVTKLAGFEWGSDCYINPVLPEAAATHLRSLSRQLERGSKKGSRSKRSNV; encoded by the coding sequence ATGAGCGAAGTTCGACGCGATCCTTTGACCGATGCTTGGGTGATCGTTGCTCCCAACCGGGACCATCGCCCCGATGAATTGGTCGAAGCCCAGTTATCTGGCAGCACCGTCATCGCGTGTCCGTTTTGCGCGGGCAACGAGCAACTGACTCCCGATCCAACGCTGACGATCCTCGACGACGAAGACGACCCCGAAAGCTGGTCGGTCCGCGTTGTGCCCAATCGTTATCCCGCCGTGGAAGCGTGCAACGGCAAGGTCTCCGAAGAAGCGATGCTGCAAAGCCACGCGTTCGAAGCGTTTGCCTTGACCGGCGGGCACGAGGTCTTCATCGAATCGCCGCTGCATGTCCACAGCCTTACCGAACTCAGCGAATCCCGCGTGATCGATGTTTTTTCGGCGTACCTGAACCGCATGCGTTACTGGCGGGAACGACCGGACGTCGACTACCACATCCTGTTCAAAAACGTTGGGGCTGCCGCCGGAGCGTCGCTGCGACACACGCACAGCCAATTGATCGCGACCAGCGTGATGCCAGGATCGATCAGCGCCCTGATGTCTCGACTGGGAGAACACCATGGCAGCACCGGACAGTGCATGGTCTGCAGCATGTCGGGCGAAGAACAGATCAGCGGCAAGCGGATCATCGCGACGACCGACCACTTTGTCGCCCTCTGCCCATTTGCCAGTCGCGTCCCCTACCTGATGCGTTTGATTCCTCGCCAACACCAGGATTCGTTTGAAGCGATCGAACATACGCAGCTGGTCGACCTGGCGGTCCTGGTTCGCAAGCTGCTGAAACTGGTCGAAAGCATCCTCTCACCAGCGGCTTACAATTTCATCATCCATACCCGCCCCACCGCCTTCCACGATACGGCGGCGTTCCATTGGTGGATGGAGATTTTCCCAAGAGTTACGAAATTGGCGGGCTTCGAATGGGGCTCGGACTGCTACATCAATCCGGTTCTACCCGAAGCCGCCGCGACGCACCTGAGAAGCCTATCGCGACAGCTGGAACGCGGTTCCAAGAAAGGCTCTCGCAGCAAGCGATCGAACGTTTAG
- a CDS encoding DUF1501 domain-containing protein has translation MSCNNIIHPNSRRKFLQTAGSGFGALAFSALSGEALLPQRSVSAAAAKIPHFLGRAKSVIWLFMEGGPSHLDLFDPKPLLNELAGQSLPESFDKPVTAMGEVNSPLLESKRKWAQHGESGLWISDWLPKHSEIADDLCVIRSCVSDGINHAGGVSQMNTGSVFGGRPSLGAWVSYGLGTENQDLPGFVVIKDTKSMVVNGVRAWGAGFMPASYQGVLFESGEQPIANLNRPAGISEARQLQKLAFLNQLNQQHYASRESNTDLEARIRSYELAYRMQSSAPDAIELDDEPQETLELYGMDRKETKTFGRQCLMARRLAERGVRFIQLYHGAGSKWDSHSRMEANHSRLCDAVDQPIVGLIKDLKQRGLLDETLVVWGGEFGRTPMSEKGDGRDHNPTGFTMWMAGGGVRGGQTIGATDELGLFAIEDKLHVHDIHATIMRLMGLDHTKVVYMHKGRPERVDQNEGQAHKGIVS, from the coding sequence ATGAGCTGCAACAACATCATTCATCCCAATTCGCGTCGCAAGTTTCTTCAGACTGCGGGTTCGGGATTTGGTGCCTTGGCATTTTCAGCACTCAGCGGCGAAGCTTTGCTGCCCCAGCGGAGCGTGTCGGCCGCCGCGGCAAAGATCCCTCACTTCCTCGGCCGCGCGAAAAGCGTGATCTGGCTGTTCATGGAAGGCGGTCCAAGCCATCTGGATCTGTTCGACCCCAAACCTTTGTTGAACGAACTGGCTGGGCAGAGCTTGCCCGAGAGCTTCGACAAGCCGGTCACCGCGATGGGCGAAGTCAATTCGCCGCTGCTGGAATCCAAACGCAAGTGGGCCCAGCACGGTGAAAGCGGCCTGTGGATCTCCGATTGGTTGCCCAAGCACAGCGAGATCGCCGACGATCTGTGCGTGATCCGGTCGTGCGTCTCCGACGGTATCAACCACGCCGGTGGCGTGTCGCAGATGAATACCGGTTCGGTCTTCGGCGGGCGGCCATCGCTAGGCGCGTGGGTCTCGTACGGACTGGGAACCGAAAACCAAGACCTGCCAGGCTTTGTCGTCATCAAGGACACCAAGTCGATGGTCGTCAACGGTGTCCGGGCTTGGGGCGCCGGATTCATGCCAGCATCCTACCAGGGCGTGTTGTTCGAATCGGGAGAACAACCGATCGCCAACTTGAACCGCCCCGCGGGGATCTCCGAAGCGCGGCAGCTGCAGAAGCTGGCGTTCCTAAACCAGTTGAACCAGCAGCACTACGCATCGCGGGAATCCAACACCGATCTCGAAGCGCGAATCCGCAGCTACGAACTGGCCTATCGCATGCAATCCTCGGCTCCCGATGCGATCGAATTGGACGATGAGCCGCAGGAAACCTTGGAACTCTACGGCATGGACCGCAAGGAGACGAAGACCTTCGGGCGGCAATGCTTGATGGCTCGTCGATTGGCCGAACGCGGTGTCCGGTTCATCCAGTTGTATCATGGTGCGGGCAGCAAATGGGACAGTCACTCCAGGATGGAGGCCAACCACTCGCGATTGTGCGACGCGGTCGATCAACCAATCGTCGGTTTGATCAAAGATCTCAAACAGCGCGGCCTGCTCGACGAGACGCTAGTCGTCTGGGGCGGCGAATTTGGACGCACACCGATGAGCGAAAAGGGTGACGGTCGCGATCACAATCCGACCGGCTTCACGATGTGGATGGCTGGCGGTGGCGTTCGCGGCGGTCAAACCATCGGGGCGACCGACGAATTGGGACTGTTTGCGATCGAAGACAAACTGCACGTCCACGACATCCACGCCACGATCATGCGTTTGATGGGGCTCGACCACACCAAGGTCGTCTACATGCACAAAGGACGTCCCGAGCGAGTCGACCAAAACGAAGGGCAAGCGCATAAAGGGATCGTTTCTTAA
- a CDS encoding glycosyltransferase family 2 protein, translating to MNLQSDPQSLLAEQRQRNPLSPPSYPKSKVYVVLPAFNEEQALGALLNNLGEAFADNGWPYEVIVVDDGSVDATAELAGQYGFQMPVHLLKHSENMGLGPTLRDGLREAAELATARDVILTMDADNTHPAGLIDSMVRRIKEGSDIVIASRFRDGAQVVGVPWNRLFLSVGARMLFSLIFPTKGVRDYTSGYRAYRAEAIQEGFAHFGDNLVSETGFSCMADVLLKLRSRKRVFSEVPLILRYDQKGGVSKMKVMRTAILTLKLLARHRFAGV from the coding sequence ATGAACCTTCAATCCGATCCGCAATCGCTGCTCGCGGAACAACGGCAGCGCAATCCGCTATCCCCGCCTTCGTATCCCAAATCGAAGGTCTACGTCGTGCTGCCGGCATTCAACGAAGAGCAAGCGTTGGGGGCGTTGCTGAACAATCTGGGCGAAGCGTTTGCCGACAATGGATGGCCGTACGAAGTGATCGTTGTCGACGATGGAAGCGTCGATGCGACGGCGGAACTGGCTGGCCAATACGGATTCCAAATGCCGGTTCATCTGCTCAAACACTCCGAAAACATGGGCTTGGGGCCGACGCTGAGGGACGGTTTGCGCGAAGCTGCCGAACTGGCGACGGCTCGCGATGTGATCCTGACGATGGATGCCGATAATACGCACCCGGCAGGTTTGATCGATTCGATGGTTCGCCGCATCAAAGAGGGAAGCGATATCGTGATCGCATCGCGTTTTCGCGACGGCGCACAAGTCGTCGGCGTGCCGTGGAACCGGCTGTTTTTAAGCGTTGGTGCGCGGATGTTGTTCTCGCTGATCTTTCCGACCAAAGGCGTCCGCGACTACACCTCCGGATATCGCGCCTATCGCGCCGAAGCGATCCAAGAAGGATTCGCCCACTTCGGCGACAATTTGGTCAGCGAAACCGGATTCTCTTGCATGGCGGACGTTCTTTTGAAATTGCGTTCGAGAAAACGCGTTTTTTCCGAAGTGCCGCTGATCCTGCGATACGACCAAAAGGGGGGCGTTAGCAAGATGAAGGTGATGCGGACGGCGATTTTGACGCTGAAACTGCTGGCTCGGCATCGCTTCGCCGGCGTTTAA
- a CDS encoding sensor histidine kinase, translating to MHDNKTLFVALQEGANRNVVNRAFIIPHQDESLDIYDVLILDESHRNNGQAAVAAILQHDLTTYAAIILDSGFPSGTAESLLAQLSDDTSCLVATSRADIKTTFEDLSQEALASDPQSSPTDLLKEMYAMLSSGVEPEQRQSQRERLESIGLAVASVAHETRNALQRIQVHLDLLRMNEGDALQRMNDLTSIEQANRCLWTLFNELQDFSAPLQLQCESVSVRGLVDSSWESLRGREGWDRAELKLDIPNVCATVDPIRIEQVLRNLMENAIDACDDKAAIEIAAASIQLNGREALQITVRDNGSGIRPEFRQNAFEPFYTTKSRGSGLGLPICKRIVEAHGGRLGIDPKIVDGTAFLIVLPVGRSDTCDC from the coding sequence ATGCACGATAACAAGACATTGTTTGTCGCCCTTCAGGAAGGTGCAAACCGCAACGTCGTGAATCGGGCTTTTATCATTCCCCACCAGGACGAATCACTCGATATCTACGACGTGTTGATTCTCGATGAGAGCCATCGCAACAACGGGCAAGCGGCGGTCGCGGCGATCCTGCAGCACGATTTGACGACCTACGCGGCGATCATTCTCGATTCGGGTTTCCCATCGGGGACAGCTGAAAGCTTGTTGGCTCAATTGAGCGACGACACCTCTTGTCTGGTGGCGACAAGTCGTGCCGATATCAAGACGACGTTCGAAGATCTTTCTCAAGAGGCGTTGGCCAGCGATCCGCAATCGAGTCCAACCGATCTGTTGAAAGAGATGTATGCGATGTTGAGTTCGGGCGTCGAACCCGAACAGCGGCAATCGCAGCGAGAGCGGTTGGAATCGATCGGCCTGGCGGTCGCATCGGTCGCACACGAGACCCGCAATGCACTGCAGCGGATTCAGGTTCATCTCGACTTGTTGCGTATGAACGAAGGGGATGCGCTGCAACGGATGAACGATCTGACGTCGATCGAACAAGCGAATCGGTGCCTGTGGACGCTGTTCAATGAATTGCAGGATTTTAGTGCGCCGCTGCAGCTGCAATGCGAATCGGTGTCGGTTCGCGGTTTGGTTGATAGCAGTTGGGAGAGCCTGCGGGGGCGCGAAGGTTGGGACCGGGCCGAATTAAAACTCGACATCCCCAACGTCTGTGCGACGGTCGATCCGATCCGCATCGAACAGGTCCTGCGGAATCTGATGGAGAACGCGATCGATGCTTGCGACGACAAGGCAGCGATCGAGATCGCCGCTGCCAGCATCCAACTGAATGGACGGGAAGCTCTTCAAATCACGGTTCGCGATAACGGCAGCGGCATTCGGCCGGAGTTCCGGCAGAACGCCTTTGAGCCGTTTTACACGACAAAGTCGAGAGGATCGGGGTTGGGATTGCCGATCTGCAAGCGAATCGTCGAGGCCCACGGCGGTCGATTGGGGATCGACCCGAAGATTGTCGATGGGACCGCGTTTCTGATCGTGTTGCCTGTCGGTCGATCCGACACTTGCGACTGTTGA
- the truB gene encoding tRNA pseudouridine(55) synthase TruB, which produces MFGILNVNKPKGITSRAAVNRVYRAVKPNKAGHAGTLDPLAHGVLLVPIGSASRLVPYLHLLPKRYLASFELGMSSASDDSETEVTEHPELPAPSRIDLEQACAEMQGEILQRPPAYSAIKVEGKRAYKMARQGNLLDLPKRPVQIHRITLLHYEFPELVLEIDCGSGTYIRSIGRDLAQSLGTEAIMTALARTAIGPFKIQDATSIDDLTAEAARAALQPAARGVMHMPQTILDDDEVTEIINGRMIPFRALGPGFINDPQEIAALDESGRLRAILHSRDGGLGPKRVFPASMD; this is translated from the coding sequence ATGTTCGGAATTTTGAACGTCAACAAACCCAAGGGGATCACTTCGCGGGCGGCTGTCAATCGCGTCTATCGCGCTGTCAAGCCGAACAAGGCCGGACATGCTGGCACGCTCGACCCGCTGGCTCACGGAGTCTTATTGGTGCCGATCGGAAGCGCATCGCGATTGGTGCCCTATCTCCACCTGCTCCCCAAACGCTACCTAGCTTCATTTGAATTAGGGATGTCGAGCGCATCGGACGACTCCGAAACCGAAGTCACCGAGCACCCCGAACTGCCAGCCCCGTCGCGGATCGATCTGGAACAAGCCTGTGCCGAGATGCAGGGGGAAATTCTGCAGCGACCGCCCGCTTATTCAGCGATCAAAGTCGAGGGGAAGCGAGCCTACAAAATGGCCCGCCAAGGCAACTTGTTAGATCTGCCCAAGCGGCCGGTGCAGATCCACCGGATCACGCTTTTGCACTACGAGTTCCCCGAACTGGTTTTGGAGATCGATTGCGGATCGGGAACCTACATCCGCAGTATCGGACGCGACTTGGCTCAAAGCCTGGGAACCGAAGCGATCATGACGGCGCTGGCTCGCACGGCGATCGGACCTTTCAAAATCCAAGACGCAACCTCGATCGACGATCTGACCGCCGAAGCGGCTCGCGCCGCCTTGCAGCCCGCCGCGCGCGGCGTCATGCACATGCCGCAAACGATCCTCGACGACGACGAAGTGACAGAGATTATCAACGGTCGGATGATCCCATTCCGAGCGTTGGGCCCGGGATTTATCAACGATCCGCAGGAGATCGCGGCGTTGGACGAGTCGGGACGCTTGCGAGCGATCCTGCATTCGCGCGACGGCGGACTGGGGCCCAAACGTGTCTTTCCCGCTTCGATGGATTAA
- the hemL gene encoding glutamate-1-semialdehyde 2,1-aminomutase, with translation MPESQAKAITAVGPNSVAAFERACQLMPGGVNSPARAFGAVGGTPLFIESAKGPYLYDVDGRRYLDYIGSWGPMILGHQNPEVVAAIQAAILRGTSYGAPTEAESELAERIIEAVPSIDKVRLVNSGTEATMSAIRVARGYTGREKIVKFAGNYHGHVDSLLVSAGSAAATLGVPDSPGVTKGAGGDTIVLPHNDLAAVEAAFAAHPGQIAALILEPVVGNMGCVPPNDGYLQGLRDITARDGSVLIFDEVMTGFRVAFGGAQQRYGVTPDMTTLGKIVGGGMPLGAYGGRREIMDQVLPAGKVFQAGTLSGNPVAVAAGNATLKRLKAQPPYEYLEKIGTQLATGLGQAAEAAGLPHQVQQVGSMLTLFFNGSPVTNWEQSDRNDRQQYAAFFWGLIRRGVYPPCSQFEAMFLSETHTEAMIDETIAAAKEVLQEIAASA, from the coding sequence ATGCCAGAATCCCAAGCGAAAGCCATCACCGCCGTAGGCCCGAACAGTGTAGCCGCCTTTGAGCGCGCGTGTCAGTTGATGCCCGGCGGGGTCAACAGCCCGGCCCGCGCTTTTGGTGCTGTCGGCGGAACGCCGTTGTTCATCGAATCGGCCAAGGGGCCCTATCTGTACGATGTCGATGGCCGTCGCTATTTGGACTACATCGGTTCCTGGGGCCCCATGATTTTGGGGCATCAGAATCCGGAAGTTGTCGCTGCGATTCAGGCAGCTATTTTGCGAGGGACCAGTTACGGGGCACCGACGGAAGCCGAGTCGGAGTTGGCCGAACGGATCATCGAAGCGGTTCCGAGCATCGACAAAGTGCGGCTCGTCAATTCGGGAACCGAAGCGACGATGAGCGCGATCCGCGTCGCTCGAGGTTACACCGGACGGGAGAAGATCGTCAAGTTCGCGGGCAACTACCACGGCCACGTCGACAGCCTGTTGGTCTCCGCCGGAAGCGCCGCGGCGACGCTGGGCGTTCCCGATTCGCCAGGTGTGACCAAGGGAGCCGGTGGCGACACGATCGTCCTGCCGCACAACGACCTGGCGGCGGTGGAAGCTGCGTTTGCCGCGCACCCCGGCCAGATCGCCGCGTTGATCTTGGAGCCGGTTGTCGGCAACATGGGATGTGTGCCACCGAACGACGGATATTTGCAAGGCCTCCGCGACATCACGGCGCGGGACGGATCGGTGTTGATCTTCGATGAGGTGATGACCGGCTTTCGAGTTGCCTTTGGCGGCGCTCAGCAACGCTACGGCGTGACGCCCGACATGACGACGCTGGGCAAGATCGTCGGCGGCGGGATGCCGCTTGGGGCCTACGGTGGCCGCCGCGAAATCATGGACCAAGTTTTGCCAGCGGGTAAGGTTTTCCAAGCTGGTACGCTCAGCGGCAACCCGGTCGCCGTGGCGGCTGGCAACGCGACGCTGAAGCGTTTGAAGGCTCAACCGCCTTACGAATACTTGGAAAAGATCGGCACGCAGTTGGCCACCGGCTTGGGACAGGCAGCCGAAGCGGCGGGGCTGCCGCATCAGGTTCAGCAGGTCGGCAGCATGTTGACGCTCTTCTTCAACGGTTCGCCCGTCACCAATTGGGAGCAATCCGACCGCAACGATCGTCAGCAGTACGCTGCATTTTTCTGGGGTCTGATTCGCCGCGGCGTTTATCCGCCGTGCAGCCAATTCGAAGCGATGTTCCTGTCGGAAACACACACCGAAGCGATGATCGACGAAACGATCGCGGCGGCGAAAGAAGTGTTGCAGGAAATCGCCGCGAGCGCTTAG
- a CDS encoding class I SAM-dependent methyltransferase yields MTNLRLFLAASLICVPAFVSAQQASGQATQYLGRVIAQTMSYHGAPWLIRPDRNKEENTDLVMQQLQLREGMTACDLGCGNGYYTLKMARQIGESGKVLAVDIQPEMLNLLKARAQQDGHDNVVPILGEIDDPNLPEGEIDLLLLVDVYHEFSHPEPMLKSIRNSLTDTGVIALLEYRMEDPTVPIKRLHKMSKTQILREYAANDLKLVREFNGLPWQHLMFFARSDSSLPEIKATRWTKSNRDDADR; encoded by the coding sequence ATGACCAACCTTCGTTTGTTCCTCGCAGCCTCGCTGATCTGCGTCCCCGCGTTTGTTTCGGCTCAACAAGCGAGCGGCCAGGCAACTCAATATCTCGGACGCGTGATCGCCCAGACGATGTCGTATCACGGCGCCCCGTGGTTGATTCGTCCCGATCGCAACAAAGAGGAAAACACCGATCTGGTGATGCAGCAATTGCAGCTGCGTGAAGGGATGACAGCATGCGATCTGGGTTGCGGCAACGGCTACTACACGCTGAAGATGGCCCGCCAGATCGGCGAATCGGGAAAGGTCTTGGCGGTCGACATCCAGCCCGAAATGCTGAACCTACTGAAAGCCAGAGCCCAGCAGGATGGACACGATAACGTCGTCCCGATCCTTGGCGAAATCGACGATCCGAATCTTCCCGAGGGAGAGATCGACCTGCTGCTGTTGGTCGACGTCTATCACGAGTTCTCGCATCCCGAACCGATGCTCAAATCGATTCGCAACTCGCTGACCGATACCGGCGTGATCGCATTGCTGGAATACCGCATGGAAGATCCCACGGTGCCGATCAAACGCTTGCACAAGATGTCCAAGACGCAGATCTTACGCGAATACGCGGCCAACGATTTGAAACTGGTCCGCGAGTTCAACGGACTGCCGTGGCAGCATCTGATGTTCTTCGCCCGCAGCGATTCCTCGCTGCCGGAAATTAAAGCGACGCGGTGGACCAAGTCGAACCGCGACGACGCCGATCGCTAA
- a CDS encoding Minf_1886 family protein — MNTGIRAFADLLEHDQRFKFEAYQFVRESLSYAHDVLRVSDDPAFSDEESRHLTGQQLCEACRRYALEQYGFLAKLVLNDWGIYTTSDLGEIVYNLIRIEQMRKSDSDRREDFDDVFVFETAFEPEFESLSTGQV; from the coding sequence ATGAACACTGGAATACGTGCATTTGCCGATCTGTTGGAACATGACCAGCGCTTCAAATTTGAAGCCTATCAGTTTGTTCGCGAATCGCTTTCGTATGCCCACGATGTCTTGCGAGTCAGCGACGACCCGGCGTTCAGCGACGAAGAGAGTCGGCATTTGACGGGCCAACAGTTGTGCGAAGCCTGCCGCCGCTATGCTCTGGAACAATACGGCTTCCTCGCCAAATTGGTGCTCAACGATTGGGGCATCTACACGACCAGCGACCTCGGCGAGATCGTTTACAATCTGATTCGGATCGAACAGATGCGGAAGAGCGATTCGGATCGCCGCGAAGACTTCGACGACGTCTTTGTCTTCGAGACAGCGTTCGAACCCGAATTCGAATCGCTGTCGACAGGCCAGGTCTAA